Proteins from one Alysiella filiformis genomic window:
- the hscA gene encoding Fe-S protein assembly chaperone HscA has translation MALLQIAEPNMSAAPHQHRLAVGIDLGTTNSLVATVKSGAASCLPDETGAVAVPSVVRYLGDDNAVVGKKALEQQKLDPQNTISSAKRLIGRTLPEIDTTHLPYRFGASDKIIELQTKNGLKTPIEVSADILRVLKDRAEQSLGGDLVGAVITVPAYFDDAQRQATKDAARLAGLNVLRLLNEPTAAAIAYGLDNAAEGTFVVYDLGGGTFDVSVLQLSKGLFEVKATGGNSALGGDDFDHRLFCHIVEKHQLSITDERDVQLLFGLVRAAKEALSRLPETEIATELQDGTPLRTVITRAEFHALTQHLVAKTLEPVKQALKDAGVSKSDIKGVIMVGGATRMLHVQQAVGAFFGQTPLNNLNPDEVVALGAAMQANVLAGNKNDGEWLLLDVTPLSLGLETYGGLAEKIIPRNSTLPTARAQEFTTFKDGQTAMTIHVVQGERELVSDCRSLAKFTLRGIPPMVAGAARIRVTFQVDADGLLSVSAREQTTGVQAQIEVKPSYGLDDDTIMNMLRDSMSNAKDDAIARARAEAKVEAEGLIGAIQAALTLDSDLLSADEIQKINGLMDKLNASLPTHTAEQIRAMIHDLSHATDDFAAKRMDRNIQRMLQGQNVADLNV, from the coding sequence ATGGCTTTATTGCAAATTGCCGAACCGAATATGTCTGCTGCGCCCCATCAACACCGTTTGGCGGTGGGCATTGATTTGGGGACGACCAACAGCTTGGTTGCCACCGTTAAAAGCGGTGCAGCGAGCTGTTTGCCAGATGAAACAGGTGCGGTTGCCGTGCCATCGGTGGTGCGTTATTTGGGCGATGATAATGCGGTTGTGGGAAAAAAAGCCCTTGAACAACAAAAACTTGACCCGCAAAACACCATTTCATCTGCCAAACGTTTAATTGGGCGCACACTGCCTGAAATTGACACCACGCATTTGCCCTATCGTTTTGGCGCGTCAGACAAAATCATTGAATTGCAAACCAAAAATGGTTTAAAAACCCCCATTGAAGTGTCTGCCGACATTTTGCGTGTGTTGAAAGACCGTGCCGAGCAATCGTTGGGGGGCGATTTGGTGGGCGCGGTGATTACCGTGCCAGCCTATTTTGATGACGCGCAACGCCAAGCCACCAAAGACGCGGCACGTTTGGCAGGTTTGAACGTGTTGCGTTTGCTCAACGAACCCACCGCCGCCGCCATTGCCTACGGTTTGGACAACGCCGCCGAAGGCACGTTTGTGGTGTACGATTTGGGTGGCGGCACGTTTGACGTTTCCGTGTTGCAGCTTTCCAAAGGCTTGTTTGAAGTGAAGGCAACGGGTGGCAATTCTGCTTTGGGTGGCGATGATTTTGACCACCGCTTGTTTTGCCATATTGTTGAAAAACATCAACTTTCCATTACCGATGAACGCGATGTGCAACTGTTGTTTGGTTTGGTTCGCGCTGCCAAAGAAGCGTTGAGCAGGCTGCCTGAAACCGAAATCGCCACCGAATTGCAAGACGGTACGCCACTTCGCACCGTCATCACACGCGCTGAATTTCACGCGTTGACCCAGCATTTGGTCGCCAAAACCCTTGAACCTGTTAAGCAAGCCCTGAAAGACGCTGGCGTGTCCAAATCCGACATCAAAGGCGTGATTATGGTGGGCGGTGCCACGCGCATGTTGCACGTTCAACAGGCGGTGGGCGCGTTTTTTGGGCAAACGCCACTCAATAATTTGAATCCCGATGAGGTGGTGGCTTTGGGTGCAGCCATGCAAGCCAATGTTTTGGCTGGCAATAAAAACGATGGCGAATGGCTGTTGTTGGACGTAACACCGCTTTCTTTGGGCTTGGAAACGTATGGCGGGCTGGCTGAAAAAATCATTCCGCGCAACAGCACTTTGCCCACCGCGCGCGCCCAAGAATTTACCACTTTCAAAGACGGTCAAACCGCCATGACCATTCATGTGGTGCAGGGCGAACGCGAATTGGTTTCAGACTGCCGCAGTTTGGCGAAATTCACTTTGCGTGGCATTCCGCCCATGGTGGCTGGCGCGGCGCGGATTCGCGTTACGTTTCAGGTAGATGCCGATGGTTTGTTGTCGGTGTCGGCGCGTGAGCAAACCACAGGCGTTCAAGCGCAAATTGAAGTGAAACCATCTTACGGTTTGGACGATGACACGATTATGAATATGTTGCGCGACAGCATGAGCAACGCCAAAGACGATGCCATTGCCCGCGCCCGTGCCGAAGCCAAAGTGGAGGCAGAAGGCTTGATTGGCGCAATTCAGGCAGCCCTAACTTTGGACAGCGATTTATTGAGTGCCGATGAAATCCAAAAAATCAATGGTTTAATGGATAAGTTGAACGCCAGTTTGCCCACGCACACCGCCGAGCAAATCCGCGCGATGATTCACGATTTGTCGCACGCCACCGATGATTTTGCCGCCAAACGCATGGACAGAAACATTCAGCGCATGTTGCAAGGGCAAAATGTGGCGGATTTGAATGTTTGA
- the bioB gene encoding biotin synthase BioB — protein MIQTLSPIAFRRALPETQPHPTAQYWRKCQVEALFNQPFLELVFQAASVHRQHFDPQKIQLSTLLSIKTGGCPEDCEYCPQSAHYHTGVEKQALLSVEEVVAKAKIAKERGASRFCMGAAWRGPKPDDVKLVSEIIKAVKDLGLETCGTFGLLQDGMAEDLKQAGLDYYNHNLDTDPSRYNDIIHTRRHEDRMDTLGKVRHAGLKVCCGGIVGMNETRPERAGLIASLANLSPQPESVPINQLVKTVGTPLAHAEDLDWTEFVRTIAVARITMPQSFIRLSAGRTDMPESVQAMCFMAGANSIFYGDKLLTSGNPDEDSDQVLMKKLDLLALQ, from the coding sequence ATGATACAAACTTTATCCCCCATCGCTTTTCGCCGCGCCCTGCCTGAAACGCAGCCACACCCCACCGCCCAATATTGGCGCAAATGCCAAGTGGAAGCATTGTTCAATCAACCTTTTTTGGAACTCGTTTTTCAGGCAGCCAGCGTACATCGCCAGCATTTTGACCCACAAAAAATCCAATTATCCACATTATTGTCTATTAAAACAGGTGGTTGCCCCGAAGATTGCGAATACTGCCCCCAATCCGCCCACTACCACACAGGCGTGGAAAAACAAGCCCTATTGAGCGTAGAAGAAGTGGTCGCCAAAGCCAAAATTGCCAAAGAACGCGGTGCAAGCCGTTTTTGCATGGGCGCAGCGTGGCGCGGTCCCAAGCCTGACGATGTGAAATTGGTCAGCGAAATCATCAAAGCCGTCAAAGATTTGGGTTTGGAAACTTGCGGCACATTCGGGTTGCTCCAAGACGGCATGGCAGAAGATTTGAAACAAGCAGGCTTGGATTACTACAACCACAATTTGGACACCGACCCCAGCCGCTACAACGACATCATACACACACGCCGCCATGAAGACCGCATGGACACATTGGGCAAAGTCCGCCACGCAGGGCTGAAAGTGTGTTGCGGCGGCATTGTCGGCATGAACGAAACGCGCCCCGAACGCGCAGGTTTAATCGCCAGCCTTGCCAATCTCAGTCCGCAGCCTGAAAGCGTGCCAATTAACCAGTTGGTCAAAACCGTAGGCACACCATTGGCACACGCCGAAGATTTGGATTGGACAGAATTTGTGCGAACCATTGCCGTGGCACGAATTACCATGCCGCAAAGTTTCATCAGATTAAGCGCAGGACGCACCGATATGCCCGAATCGGTGCAAGCGATGTGCTTTATGGCAGGGGCAAATTCCATTTTTTATGGCGACAAACTGCTCACATCAGGCAACCCCGATGAGGACAGCGACCAAGTTTTGATGAAAAAATTGGATTTATTGGCTTTGCAATAA
- a CDS encoding IS630 family transposase (programmed frameshift), which yields MAHSTELRNKALSYYEQCKNISKVAQAYQISRNTLYLWIRLKAQTGSLNHQVKGQNANKLNSQKLAEHIQQHPDAYLHEIAEHFNCSKSAIFYALKRMGITRKKRPTTYKEQDPNKVKDYLNQLAEFFDYQRVYLDETGFDTYLFRPYARSPKGQVIKAQISGKKYQRLSLVAAQVGNKLIAPMIYQNTMTSAFFETWFEQCLLPILNKKSVIILDNARFHRMGILREMAHKWGHKILPLAPYSPELNPIERTWANIKRYMRAILPSGRHFTDTLVSYSYFN from the exons ATGGCACATTCAACAGAACTGCGAAATAAAGCATTAAGCTATTATGAACAATGCAAAAATATCAGTAAAGTCGCCCAAGCTTACCAAATATCCAGAAATACGCTTTACCTATGGATACGCTTGAAAGCGCAAACAGGCAGCTTAAATCATCAAGTAAAGGGGCAAAATGCCAATAAATTGAACAGCCAAAAATTGGCTGAACATATACAACAACACCCTGATGCTTATTTGCATGAAATAGCTGAACATTTTAATTGTTCAAAATCAGCCATTTTTTATGCACTCAAAAGAATGGGTATCACGCGTAAAAAAAGAC CCACCACATACAAAGAACAAGACCCAAATAAAGTAAAAGATTATTTAAATCAACTGGCTGAATTTTTTGACTATCAGCGTGTTTATTTGGATGAAACGGGATTTGATACTTACTTATTTCGTCCTTATGCGCGTAGCCCAAAGGGGCAGGTCATCAAAGCCCAAATCAGTGGTAAAAAGTACCAACGCTTATCGCTTGTTGCCGCACAAGTCGGCAACAAACTGATTGCCCCTATGATTTATCAAAACACAATGACCAGTGCTTTTTTTGAAACATGGTTTGAGCAATGTTTATTGCCTATTTTAAATAAAAAATCTGTCATTATTTTGGATAATGCACGATTTCATCGTATGGGTATTTTGCGTGAAATGGCGCACAAATGGGGGCATAAAATCTTGCCGCTTGCACCTTATTCACCAGAGCTTAATCCCATAGAACGGACATGGGCAAACATCAAGAGATATATGCGAGCCATTTTACCTAGTGGAAGGCATTTTACTGATACGTTAGTGTCCTATTCTTATTTTAACTGA
- a CDS encoding ABC transporter permease — protein MSTNQATVSTIQRPKPPTQWQLFYRTFCANKGAVLGLMVLVAMIVLALAAPIIAPHDPYELFTGKEQLPPMFMEGGDKAFPFGTDDAGRDTLSRLLYGARYSLFIGLCATILSMLGGISLGLSAAFWAKRWGKAVMLVNDILMSYPSLLLAIIIAAILGPSMTNTIITIALVCLPPFIRLTRATAMVELQRDYVTAARVMGAGTPRLLFITVLPNCLAPLIVQATMIFSAAILEAGAIGFLGFGVQPPDAEWGAMLGTARQYIQSNVWLAIFPGTAIFLSALAVNLTGDGLRDALDPKLKQVS, from the coding sequence ATGAGCACAAACCAAGCAACGGTTTCCACAATCCAACGCCCCAAACCGCCTACACAATGGCAACTGTTTTACCGCACATTTTGTGCCAACAAAGGCGCGGTGTTGGGTTTGATGGTGTTGGTGGCGATGATTGTTTTGGCGTTGGCTGCGCCCATCATTGCCCCGCACGACCCCTATGAATTGTTCACAGGCAAAGAGCAATTACCCCCCATGTTTATGGAAGGTGGCGACAAAGCCTTTCCATTTGGCACAGACGATGCAGGGCGCGACACCTTATCGCGTTTGTTATACGGTGCGCGTTATTCGCTGTTTATCGGTTTGTGCGCGACCATTTTGTCCATGTTGGGCGGCATCAGTTTGGGTTTGTCTGCCGCGTTTTGGGCGAAACGTTGGGGTAAAGCCGTGATGTTGGTCAATGACATTTTGATGTCTTATCCCAGTTTGTTGTTGGCGATTATCATCGCGGCAATCTTGGGTCCGAGCATGACCAACACCATCATCACGATTGCGCTGGTGTGTTTGCCGCCCTTTATCCGCTTAACACGCGCCACCGCCATGGTGGAATTGCAACGCGACTACGTTACCGCCGCCCGTGTGATGGGGGCAGGGACACCGCGATTGCTGTTCATTACCGTGTTGCCAAATTGCCTTGCGCCCCTGATTGTGCAAGCCACGATGATTTTTTCTGCCGCGATTTTGGAAGCGGGCGCGATTGGCTTTTTGGGATTTGGGGTGCAACCACCCGATGCGGAATGGGGCGCGATGTTGGGTACGGCACGCCAATACATCCAAAGCAATGTATGGCTGGCGATTTTCCCCGGTACGGCAATTTTCCTGTCGGCATTGGCGGTCAATTTAACGGGCGATGGCTTGCGCGATGCGCTTGACCCAAAATTGAAACAGGTTTCGTAA
- the cysK gene encoding cysteine synthase A: MNIANNITDLIGNTPLVQLNRVSENLPAKIVAKLEFFNPASSVKDRIAAAMIADAEKAGKIKANTIIVEPTSGNTGIGLAMVCAAKGYKLVITMPESMSQERRMLLRAYGAELVLTPASEGMGGAIAKAQELVNSNPDVYFMPQQFENPANPEIHRHTTAEEIWRDTDGKVDIFVAGVGTGGTITGVGETLKAKNPNVQVFAVEPEASPVLSGGQKGPHPIQGIGAGFIPKALNTAVYDGIIQVPNEAAFATARDMAQKEGVLVGISSGAAVWAALQLAAKPENAGKLIVVVLPSYGERYLSTPLFQDLA, from the coding sequence ATGAATATTGCCAACAACATCACCGACTTAATCGGCAACACCCCTTTGGTGCAACTCAATCGCGTCAGCGAAAATTTGCCTGCCAAAATCGTTGCCAAATTGGAATTTTTCAATCCAGCCAGCAGCGTGAAAGACCGCATTGCCGCCGCCATGATTGCCGATGCCGAAAAAGCAGGCAAAATCAAAGCCAATACCATTATTGTTGAACCCACTTCGGGCAACACAGGCATTGGCTTGGCAATGGTTTGCGCGGCAAAAGGCTACAAATTGGTCATTACCATGCCCGAAAGCATGAGCCAAGAACGCCGTATGCTTTTACGCGCTTACGGTGCAGAATTGGTTTTGACCCCTGCCTCCGAAGGCATGGGCGGTGCGATTGCCAAAGCACAAGAATTGGTAAACAGCAATCCTGATGTGTATTTTATGCCACAACAGTTTGAAAATCCTGCCAATCCCGAAATCCACCGCCACACCACCGCCGAAGAAATTTGGCGCGACACAGACGGTAAAGTGGACATTTTCGTGGCTGGCGTTGGCACAGGCGGCACCATCACTGGCGTGGGCGAAACCCTGAAAGCGAAAAACCCCAATGTGCAGGTTTTTGCGGTTGAGCCAGAAGCCTCGCCCGTGTTGAGCGGTGGACAAAAAGGACCTCACCCCATTCAGGGCATTGGCGCAGGCTTTATCCCCAAAGCATTGAACACGGCAGTGTATGACGGCATCATTCAAGTACCCAACGAGGCGGCTTTTGCCACCGCGCGTGATATGGCGCAAAAAGAGGGTGTGCTGGTGGGCATTTCATCGGGTGCGGCGGTGTGGGCGGCATTGCAGTTGGCTGCCAAACCTGAAAATGCAGGCAAATTGATTGTGGTGGTGTTGCCTTCTTATGGCGAACGTTATTTGTCCACGCCTTTGTTTCAAGATTTGGCATAA
- a CDS encoding ABC transporter permease: MFSFIIKRILILIPVYLGLTLSTFTLIRLVPGDVVEIMMGEKAVDPAVHAAAMKRLGLDQPLPIQYFNYLKDIFSGNFGTSFRDRTPVLDDFLSHFVPTLELALCAMVIATILGVALGITAALKRGSWLDYTLMSGALAGYSMPIYLLGPILTGFFAHYLGWLPVSGVISVFQFLDVKPLYGSWLLGSLTSNQQGAFIDVLKHFVLPSIALSTIPLAMIARMTRSAFLEVLGEDYVRTAKAKGLSPMRIILVHVLRNAMITVVTVIGLQMAMLLAGAILTETIFSWPGVGNWLLDGFHNRDYPIVQNGILLVATALMLVSLCVDILYGLINPRIRHS; encoded by the coding sequence ATGTTTTCCTTTATTATCAAACGCATTCTGATTTTGATTCCCGTGTATTTGGGATTGACCCTGTCCACATTCACGCTGATTCGCCTTGTTCCAGGCGATGTGGTGGAAATCATGATGGGCGAAAAAGCGGTAGACCCAGCCGTTCACGCTGCCGCCATGAAACGTTTGGGGCTAGACCAACCCTTGCCCATACAATATTTCAATTATTTAAAAGACATTTTTAGCGGCAATTTTGGCACATCGTTCCGCGACCGCACGCCCGTGTTGGACGACTTTTTATCGCATTTTGTGCCAACTTTGGAGCTGGCTTTGTGTGCCATGGTCATTGCCACCATTTTGGGGGTGGCATTGGGCATCACGGCTGCCTTAAAACGCGGCTCGTGGCTGGATTACACGCTGATGAGTGGCGCATTGGCAGGTTATTCCATGCCCATTTATTTGCTGGGTCCCATTTTAACGGGCTTTTTTGCGCATTATTTGGGCTGGCTGCCTGTATCGGGCGTGATTAGCGTGTTTCAATTTTTGGACGTGAAACCGCTTTACGGTTCGTGGCTGCTTGGCTCATTAACCAGCAATCAACAAGGTGCATTTATTGATGTTTTGAAACATTTTGTGTTGCCGTCCATTGCGCTTTCTACCATTCCTTTGGCGATGATTGCGCGTATGACACGTTCAGCGTTTTTGGAAGTGTTGGGCGAAGATTATGTGCGTACGGCAAAAGCCAAAGGTTTGTCGCCCATGCGGATTATTTTGGTACACGTTTTGCGTAACGCGATGATTACGGTGGTAACGGTAATTGGCTTGCAAATGGCAATGTTGCTGGCGGGCGCGATTTTGACCGAAACCATTTTCAGTTGGCCGGGTGTCGGCAATTGGCTGTTGGACGGTTTTCACAACCGCGATTACCCGATTGTTCAAAACGGCATTTTGCTGGTGGCAACCGCGCTGATGTTGGTGAGTTTGTGTGTGGACATTTTGTATGGATTGATTAATCCGCGTATTCGTCATTCGTAA
- a CDS encoding ABC transporter ATP-binding protein produces MNTEPLLQIQNLAVTFGKGERAFRAVDNVSLNINKGQVLAVVGESGSGKSVTMMALMGLLPSSATITADKLLFNGQDLQAMSAKQKRQIIGKDISMIFQDAMTSLNPSFTIETQIAEVLKAHLGLKGAAARARVLELLDLVEIPDAKNRLNVYPHQLSGGMSQRVMIAMAIACEPQLLIADEPTTALDVTVQAQIMDLLGKLQREKHMAMILITHDLGLVAENARDVAVMYAGQVIETNQVPHVFRQPEHPYTQALLAAIPELSVGQKRLASLAGVVPSQYDRPQGCLLSPRCPHFQAACDTPPPIQSHPFGVVRCIRTNQARAGESA; encoded by the coding sequence ATGAACACAGAACCACTCTTACAAATCCAAAACCTTGCCGTAACCTTTGGCAAGGGCGAACGCGCGTTTCGGGCGGTGGACAATGTTTCGCTCAACATCAACAAAGGGCAAGTGCTGGCGGTGGTGGGCGAATCGGGTTCGGGCAAATCGGTTACGATGATGGCGTTGATGGGCTTGTTGCCCAGTTCTGCCACGATTACGGCAGATAAATTGTTGTTTAATGGGCAAGATTTGCAAGCCATGTCTGCCAAACAAAAACGCCAAATCATCGGCAAAGACATTTCCATGATTTTTCAGGACGCGATGACCAGCCTGAACCCCAGTTTTACCATTGAAACGCAAATTGCCGAAGTGCTGAAAGCCCATTTGGGCTTAAAAGGCGCGGCTGCACGAGCGCGTGTTTTGGAATTGCTTGATTTGGTTGAAATTCCAGACGCAAAAAATCGCCTGAATGTTTATCCGCATCAATTATCGGGCGGCATGAGCCAGCGCGTGATGATTGCCATGGCGATTGCTTGCGAGCCGCAACTTTTGATTGCAGACGAACCCACCACCGCTTTGGACGTTACCGTGCAAGCGCAAATCATGGATTTGTTGGGCAAATTGCAGCGCGAAAAACACATGGCAATGATTCTGATTACCCACGATTTGGGCTTGGTGGCAGAAAATGCGCGTGATGTTGCCGTGATGTATGCAGGGCAAGTGATTGAAACCAATCAAGTTCCCCACGTTTTCAGGCAGCCTGAACACCCCTACACCCAAGCCTTGCTTGCCGCAATTCCCGAATTGTCGGTGGGGCAAAAACGTCTGGCGAGCTTGGCTGGTGTCGTGCCGAGCCAATATGACCGTCCGCAAGGTTGTTTGTTGTCGCCACGTTGTCCGCATTTTCAGGCAGCCTGCGACACGCCGCCGCCCATTCAATCTCACCCCTTTGGCGTGGTGCGCTGCATACGCACCAATCAAGCGCGAGCAGGAGAATCAGCATGA
- a CDS encoding ABC transporter substrate-binding protein — translation MTKKMVSQLSVLAASLMLAACGGGNNAQSTAPASGETAKTAPASSSGSKTLVYCSEGSPSGFDPAQWTDGTSFDASAYPIYNGLVQFPRNGTEIQPALAEKWDISEDNKTYTFHLRKGVKFHSNESFTPSREFNADDVVFTFKRLSDPNFAFNKAYPTEFPYAVDMGLPDNIANVEKVDDYTVKITLKEVDAPFLQNIAMPFAYIGSAEYADKLEKAGKAADYNTQPIGTGPFKFVSYNKDSQIRYAKHADYWNVNDVHIDNLVFAITKDSAVRAQKVAAGECHVSAYPKTAEVEAAKKAGKINIIEQSGFNLGYVGYNVEKAPFKDLKVRQALDMAINRDAIINAVYQGAGKAATNPMPPTQWSYNDTLKNAPYDVEKAKSLLAEAGIKEGTEIELWAMPVQRPYNPNAKLMSEMIQADWAKIGLKTKIVSYEWGEYLKRLKNGEGGAYLMGWTGDNGDPDNWLGNLLTCKAKGSNYSRFCHAEFDKLVNDARVLTDKAQREDKYKQAQVIFKEQLPWTTMAHSVVTVFTAKNVQGFEISPFGNMRFDGVKVE, via the coding sequence ATGACAAAAAAAATGGTCTCACAACTCAGCGTATTGGCAGCCAGCCTGATGTTGGCGGCTTGCGGTGGTGGCAACAACGCCCAATCCACCGCGCCCGCGTCTGGCGAAACCGCCAAAACCGCCCCAGCCAGCAGTTCAGGCAGCAAAACCTTGGTTTACTGCTCCGAAGGCAGCCCAAGCGGTTTTGACCCTGCGCAATGGACGGACGGCACGTCTTTTGATGCCAGCGCATACCCCATTTACAATGGATTGGTGCAATTCCCACGCAATGGCACCGAAATTCAGCCAGCCCTAGCCGAAAAATGGGACATTTCCGAAGACAACAAAACCTACACCTTCCATTTGCGCAAAGGCGTGAAATTCCACAGCAACGAAAGTTTTACCCCATCGCGTGAATTCAATGCCGATGATGTGGTGTTCACATTCAAGCGTTTGAGCGACCCCAATTTTGCATTCAACAAAGCCTATCCAACCGAATTTCCTTACGCGGTAGATATGGGGCTGCCTGACAACATCGCCAATGTGGAAAAAGTGGACGATTACACCGTCAAAATCACATTAAAAGAAGTGGACGCGCCATTTTTGCAAAACATTGCCATGCCTTTTGCCTACATCGGTTCGGCTGAATATGCCGACAAATTGGAAAAAGCAGGCAAAGCGGCAGATTACAATACCCAGCCCATTGGCACAGGTCCATTCAAATTCGTTTCCTACAATAAAGATTCGCAAATTCGCTATGCCAAACACGCCGATTATTGGAATGTGAACGATGTGCATATTGACAATTTGGTGTTTGCCATTACCAAAGATTCAGCCGTTCGCGCTCAAAAAGTGGCGGCTGGCGAATGCCACGTTTCCGCTTATCCCAAAACCGCCGAAGTGGAAGCCGCGAAAAAAGCAGGTAAAATCAATATCATTGAACAATCGGGCTTTAACTTGGGCTATGTGGGCTACAATGTGGAAAAAGCCCCATTCAAAGATTTGAAAGTGCGTCAGGCTTTGGACATGGCGATTAACCGCGATGCGATTATCAATGCCGTGTATCAAGGTGCAGGTAAAGCCGCCACCAACCCCATGCCCCCAACGCAATGGAGTTACAACGACACCCTGAAAAACGCCCCTTATGATGTGGAAAAAGCCAAATCCCTGTTAGCCGAAGCAGGCATCAAAGAAGGCACGGAAATTGAATTGTGGGCAATGCCTGTGCAACGCCCCTACAATCCCAATGCCAAATTGATGTCGGAAATGATTCAGGCAGACTGGGCGAAAATCGGTTTGAAAACCAAAATCGTCAGCTACGAATGGGGCGAATATCTGAAACGCCTGAAAAATGGCGAAGGTGGGGCATACTTAATGGGTTGGACGGGCGACAATGGCGACCCCGACAACTGGTTGGGCAATTTATTGACTTGTAAAGCAAAAGGCAGCAATTATTCCCGTTTCTGCCATGCCGAGTTTGACAAATTGGTCAATGACGCGCGTGTGCTGACCGACAAAGCCCAACGTGAAGACAAATACAAACAAGCCCAAGTGATTTTCAAAGAACAATTACCTTGGACAACCATGGCGCATTCGGTGGTAACTGTGTTTACCGCGAAAAATGTACAAGGCTTTGAAATCAGCCCATTTGGTAATATGCGTTTTGATGGCGTGAAAGTGGAATGA
- a CDS encoding DASS family sodium-coupled anion symporter — protein sequence MKRELGFKPIPTLIAIALALIIWFSPIPEGVSPQGWHLLAMFVGVIAAIIGKAMPIGAMSIVAVMLVAVSGVTADKPSQAIDHALSSYANSLIWLIGIAIMISRGLLKTGLGARIAYLFIAVFGKKTLGIGYSLALSELLLAPVTPSNTARGGAIMHPIMKSIAGSYDSDPEKGTEKHMGKYLALVNYHSNPISSTMFITATAPNPLVVNLIAEVVGSDFRLSWGAWAWAMLVPGLVAFALMPLVLYWLYPPEIKETPNAVAFAKEKLAQMGKMSLDEKIMLAIFVILLLLWAGVPEMLLGKAYAVNATATAFIGLSLLLLSNVLTWDDILKEKSAWDTIIWFGALIMMATYLNKLGVIKWFSGSLETTIGGFGVSGMMAGLLLVLAYMYAHYFFASTTAHITAMFGAFLGAAISLGSPPMLTALMFAAASSLMMSLTHYATGTSPVVFGSGYTTMGEWWKAGFIMSVVNFIVFAVVGGVWWKILNYW from the coding sequence ATGAAACGCGAATTGGGTTTCAAACCCATTCCCACCCTGATTGCCATTGCGCTGGCATTGATAATCTGGTTCAGCCCGATACCCGAAGGCGTATCGCCACAAGGTTGGCATTTGTTGGCGATGTTTGTGGGCGTGATTGCGGCGATTATTGGCAAAGCCATGCCCATTGGTGCGATGTCCATTGTGGCGGTGATGTTGGTGGCGGTATCGGGGGTTACGGCAGATAAACCCAGTCAAGCCATAGACCATGCTTTGTCATCGTATGCCAATTCGTTGATTTGGTTAATTGGTATTGCCATCATGATTTCACGCGGTTTGCTGAAAACGGGCTTGGGGGCGCGAATCGCTTATTTATTCATTGCCGTGTTTGGCAAAAAAACCTTGGGGATTGGATACAGTTTGGCATTATCCGAATTGCTGCTTGCGCCTGTTACACCCAGCAACACGGCTCGCGGTGGCGCAATCATGCACCCCATTATGAAATCCATTGCAGGCAGCTACGATTCCGACCCCGAAAAAGGCACCGAAAAACACATGGGCAAATATTTGGCATTGGTCAATTACCATTCCAATCCCATCAGTTCCACCATGTTCATTACCGCCACCGCGCCCAATCCTTTGGTGGTGAATTTGATTGCGGAAGTGGTGGGCAGCGATTTTCGTTTAAGTTGGGGCGCGTGGGCTTGGGCGATGCTGGTACCGGGTTTGGTGGCGTTTGCCTTAATGCCTTTGGTGCTGTATTGGCTTTATCCGCCTGAAATCAAAGAAACCCCCAATGCGGTTGCTTTTGCCAAAGAAAAATTGGCGCAAATGGGCAAAATGTCGCTTGATGAAAAAATCATGTTGGCGATTTTTGTGATTTTGTTGCTGCTGTGGGCGGGTGTGCCTGAAATGCTGTTGGGCAAAGCCTATGCGGTCAATGCCACCGCCACGGCATTCATTGGATTGAGTTTACTGCTGTTGAGCAACGTCTTGACTTGGGACGATATTTTGAAAGAAAAAAGTGCTTGGGACACCATTATTTGGTTTGGTGCTTTAATCATGATGGCAACTTATTTGAACAAATTGGGCGTGATTAAATGGTTTTCAGGCAGCCTTGAAACGACCATTGGCGGTTTTGGTGTCAGTGGCATGATGGCAGGTTTGCTGCTGGTATTGGCGTACATGTACGCGCACTATTTCTTTGCCAGCACCACCGCCCACATTACCGCCATGTTTGGGGCATTTTTGGGGGCAGCCATTTCTTTGGGTTCGCCACCCATGCTCACGGCTTTGATGTTTGCGGCTGCGTCCAGCCTGATGATGAGTTTGACCCACTACGCCACAGGCACATCGCCCGTTGTGTTTGGTTCGGGCTACACCACCATGGGTGAATGGTGGAAAGCAGGTTTCATCATGAGCGTGGTCAATTTCATCGTGTTTGCCGTGGTTGGCGGCGTGTGGTGGAAAATCTTGAATTATTGGTAA